A region from the Bombyx mori chromosome 15, ASM3026992v2 genome encodes:
- the LOC119629544 gene encoding uncharacterized protein LOC119629544 → MPITRSTGRGRIETKQSPPSETTATTQSMWTETTAKTVMSLVAPTTGSSCATANTEATTKLAEKPGNSKTEAVKQYIVKQNDVPTKQRAGTVKTDRSRNRKEQKIAKAREELARLQVELAAARLATLEAGSDDENSESEYSKSELDERMGTWLETQPTKTENDDQHKEKPAGACDKQDFSDLTAAITLAVKAAREPIYTELPFFNGNHQDWLSFRAAYHETMNSFTKTENINRLRRNLKGRAKEAVDGLLITNADPSDVIRSLEARFGRPETIAITELDTLRALPRLTETPRDICIFSSKVTNAVATLRALNCTHYLYNPETTKTMLEKLTPTLRYRYYDFTAIQPKEDPDLIKFEKFMKTEAELCSPYAQPEQAGHYSQPAQHNRRTQNVHIVSEKPSLAKCPVCSNTEHTTTDCYIFKKADSNTRWDIAKNTHLCFRCLKYRNKTHNCRPKTCGINDCKYTHNKMLHFDRKIEKTDNSDKETTENINSAWTGKQKQSYLKIIPVQVGPISTVDTYALLDDGSTVTLIDEIICKKTGITGPIDPLHIQAINNIKSTETRSRRVNLTLRGLNSRQEIIQARTVNDLQVTAQKIPKEQIDEYSHLRDISDIITYENAKPGILIGQDNWHMLLTSKVRRGNRNQPIASLTPLSWVLHGGRTRTLGHHINYINHASETQENDKIENLVKQYFAMDALCITPRKPKTDPEEQALRILNTTDNIENKLDRNPELKQKYTEQTEALVAKGYAEPAPKTKTENRTWYLPHFAVGNPLKPEKLRVVHDTAARIGGVALNYMLLKVPDVLQSLPGVIMRFRQHNIAVTADIKEMFIQVKLRPEDKDALRYLWRKDQRDDKPPEENRMTSLIFGASSSPSTAIYVKNLTAQKQEATHPEAAVAVQNRHYEDDYLDIFKGLKDAVLVTTDFRRKHERKPTSKTFWSDSKIVLRWTRTGSRSYKPYVTQRLTAIEDSATVNGRRWLPTKLNLADDVTRDVPMPYHNEHRWFRGPEFLRQREDPWPTESASETTEPMGESLAAYHMAKD, encoded by the exons ATGCCGATAACGCGGTCAACAGGAAGAGGACGGATCGAAACAAAACAGTCGCCGCCCTCAGAAACCACAGCTACAACACAGAGCATGTGGACAGAAACAACCGCGAAAACCGTCATGAGTCTGGTAGCCCCCACAACAGGATCATCGTGCGCAACAGCCAACACGGAAGCCACGACGAAACTCGCAGAGAAACCTGGGAACTCAAAAACAGAGGCCGTCAAACAGTATATAGTCAAACAGAATGACGTGCCAACAAAACAGCGCGCCGGTACAGTCAAAACTGACCGGTCGCGaaacagaaaagaacagaagatAGCCAAAGCTAGAGAAGAGCTCGCCCGCCTACAAGTGGAATTGGCAGCCGCCCGACTGGCCACGCTCGAAGCTGGATCTGATGACGAAAACAGCGAATCAGAATACAGTAAGTCAGAACTCGATGAAAGAATGGGCACGTGGCTGGAAACCCAACCCACAAAAACAGAAAATGACGACCAGCATAAGGAAAAACCGGCGGGAGCCTGCGACAAACAAGACTTCTCAGATCTAACCGCAGCAATAACACTCGCCGTCAAAGCCGCCCGCGAACCAATATACACAGAATTGCCATTCTTTAATGGAAACCACCAAGACTGGCTATCCTTTCGTGCAGCCTATCACGAGACGATGaattcatttacaaaaacagaaaatataaacaGACTCAGAAGGAACTTGAAAGGAAGAGCAAAGGAAGCCGTCGACGGATTACTTATAACGAACGCTGATCCGTCCGACGTCATAAGAAGTCTAGAAGCGCGATTCGGAAGACCGGAAACGATAGCCATAACGGAGTTAGACACGCTACGAGCTCTGCCAAGACTAACAGAAACACCAAGAGACATTTGTATATTCTCCAGTAAGGTGACCAACGCCGTAGCTACGCTTCGTGCATTAAATTGCACACATTACTTATATAATCCGGAAACTACCAAAACAATGTTAGAAAAACTCACACCAACACTACGTTACCGATACTACGACTTCACCGCGATACAACCGAAGGAGGATCCGGAtctgattaaatttgaaaaattcatgaaaacaGAAGCCGAACTGTGCAGCCCTTATGCACAGCCTGAACAGGCGGGGCACTACTCGCAGCCCGCACAACACAACAGACGCACACAGAACGTGCACATAGTCAGTGAGAAGCCATCACTAGCTAAATGTCCGGTATGTAGCAACACTGAACACACCACAACAGACTGCTACATATTCAAGAAGGCAGACTCAAACACAAGATGGGACATCGCTAAGAATACCCACCTGTGCTTccgatgtctcaagtatagaaaTAAAACCCACAACTGTAGACCGAAGACTTGTGGCATCAATGATTGCAAATATACTCACAACAAGATGCTACACTTCgacagaaaaattgaaaaaacagaCAACAGTGACAAGGAAACAACAGAGAACATTAATTCCGCTTGGACCGGAAAACAGAAACAGtcctatttgaaaataatcccaGTCCAAGTAGGACCAATAAGCACAGTTGATACATACGCGCTGCTCGACGATGGATCGACGGTGACACTCATAGACGAAATCATCTGCAAGAAGACTGGAATAACAGGACCAATCGATCCGTTACACATACAGGCGattaacaacataaaatcaACGGAAACAAGGTCAAGAAGAGTCAACCTCACGCTCAGAGGCCTCAACAGTCGACAAGAAATAATACAAGCGAGAACAGTTAACGACCTACAAGTAACAGCACAAAAAATACCAAAGGAACAGATAGATGAATATTCGCACCTACGAGACATCAGTGACATCATCACGTACGAGAACGCGAAACCTGGAATCCTTAttggccaagacaactggcacatGTTACTAACTTCGAAAGTTAGACGAGGCAACAGGAATCAGCCAATAGCGTCACTGACACCTCTAAGCTGGGTACTGCATGGAGGTCGCACTCGTACCCTAGGCCACCACATAAACTACATAAATCATGCCAGCGAAACCCAGgaaaatgataaaatagaaaatctggtAAAACAGTACTTCGCTATGGATGCGCTATGCATCACACCAAGAAAACCAAAAACAGACCCAGAGGAACAGGCGCTTCGCATCCTCAACA CGACTGATAATATAGAAAACAAACTCGATCGTAATCCGGAACTGAAACAAAAATACACAGAACAGACGGAAGCACTCGTCGCGAAAGGCTACGCCGAGCCCgctccaaaaacaaaaacagagaaCAGAACGTGGTATCTACCTCACTTCGCCGTCGGGAACCCCCTGAAGCCGGAAAAACTCCGAGTTGTCCACGATACCGCCGCCAGGATAGGAGGGGTAGCTTTGAATTATATGCTGCTTAAGGTACCGGACGTACTCCAATCACTGCCAGGAGTGATAATGAGATTCAGACAGCATAATATAGCAGTAACAGCAGACATCAAAGAGATGTTCATACAAGTAAAATTGAGACCTGAAGACAAAGACGCGCTCCGTTATCTCTGGCGCAAAGATCAGCGAGATGACAAGCCCCCAGAAGAAAACAGAATGACCTCGTTGATCTTCGGGGCGTCAAGTTCTCCTTCCACAGCAATATATGTAAAGAACTTGACCGCCCAGAAACAAGAAGCCACGCACCCGGAGGCGGCAGTCGCAGTACAGAACAGACACTACGAAGACGACTACTTGGAcatttttaaaggtttaaaagatGCAGTACTCGTAACAACAGACTTTCGTCGAAAACACGAAAGAAAGCCGACCTCGAAGACCTTCTGGAGCGACAGTAAGATAGTGTTGAGATGGACAAGGACGGGATCACGCTCGTACAAACCTTACGTCACCCAACGCCTGACAGCTATAGAAGACAGTGCAACAGTAAACGGGAGGCGATGGTTACCCACGAAGCTTAACTTAGCCGACGACGTGACCCGAGACGTCCCAATGCCGTACCACAACGAACATAGGTGGTTCAGAGGGCCAGAATTCCTACGCCAACGAGAGGACCCCTGGCCGACGGAATCGGCGTCAGAAACTACAGAACCGATGGGTGAA TCGCTCGCCGCGTACCATATGGCCAAAGATTAA